Proteins encoded together in one Riemerella anatipestifer window:
- a CDS encoding aspartate carbamoyltransferase catalytic subunit produces the protein MLTISDLSTEKIRSLLEEAQGFANGRIVKSQQEVYVSNLFFENSTRTKTSFDVAERKLGLNVVPFDVSTSSVNKGETLYDTVKTLESIGVDLVVIRHSQDFFFRELETINIPIINGGDGTGNHPSQSLLDLMTIYQEFKKFEGLKVGIVGDVKHSRVANSNAEALRRLGAKVYFSGPEDWFDEAEFINGTYLPIDTLVKEVDVVMLLRIQHERHGERMKLSLDKYHQKYGLTKERAAQMKPTSIIMHPAPINRGVEIETDLVESPQSRIFKQMENGVYVRMAILKQALEDKGVAFKTV, from the coding sequence ATGCTTACAATTTCAGATTTATCTACAGAGAAAATTAGGTCTCTTTTAGAGGAGGCGCAAGGGTTTGCCAATGGTAGAATAGTTAAAAGCCAACAAGAAGTTTATGTGTCTAATCTTTTCTTTGAAAACAGTACGAGAACCAAAACAAGTTTTGATGTAGCCGAAAGGAAATTAGGACTCAATGTGGTGCCTTTTGATGTCTCTACAAGTTCGGTAAACAAAGGCGAAACGCTTTACGATACGGTAAAAACTTTGGAAAGTATTGGAGTTGATTTAGTGGTCATTCGCCATAGTCAAGACTTTTTCTTTAGGGAGTTGGAGACTATTAACATTCCTATAATTAACGGAGGAGACGGCACGGGTAACCACCCTTCACAATCTTTGTTGGATTTGATGACGATTTATCAGGAGTTTAAAAAGTTTGAAGGATTAAAAGTGGGGATTGTAGGTGATGTTAAACACAGCAGAGTGGCTAACTCTAATGCAGAAGCATTAAGAAGACTTGGAGCAAAAGTTTATTTTTCGGGGCCGGAAGATTGGTTTGATGAAGCCGAATTTATCAACGGAACTTATCTGCCTATAGATACGCTTGTAAAAGAGGTTGATGTGGTGATGCTTCTTCGCATTCAGCACGAAAGACACGGGGAGAGAATGAAACTCTCTTTGGACAAATACCACCAAAAATATGGTCTGACTAAAGAAAGAGCCGCTCAAATGAAACCAACTTCTATCATTATGCATCCGGCTCCTATCAATAGAGGGGTGGAAATAGAGACGGATTTGGTGGAAAGCCCTCAATCCAGAATATTTAAGCAAATGGAGAACGGCGTTTACGTCCGAATGGCTATCCTAAAACAGGCTTTGGAAGACAAAGGGGTAGCATTTAAAACCGTATAA
- a CDS encoding asparaginase, whose amino-acid sequence MRRKISLIYTGGTIGMEKNYTTGSLHPFNFNHIFDKIPEINLLECEVHVTSFETPVDSSDMGINEWKTIAKYIEEQYSEFDGFLILHGTDTMSYTASALSFMLKNLNKPVILTGSQLPIGDLRTDAKENLLTSLYYASLYEDDKAVIQEVAIYFEYKLLRGNRTLKYSAEYFDAYHSPNYPILGQSGVHLNVDKEVLLRPKFETFSVDYHISEEVFFLRIFPGMNWNYLPSLDNVKVLILQVFGSGTIFNNKQTIETLKRIRNNNTEIVIISQCISGEISFGKYENSNIFSEIGAISGRDMTAEAAITKAMHIVGNPMYSNESFSNVFSKNICGEMAE is encoded by the coding sequence ATGAGAAGAAAAATATCACTCATCTACACTGGAGGGACAATAGGTATGGAAAAAAACTATACCACTGGTAGTCTACATCCTTTTAATTTCAATCATATTTTTGATAAAATCCCTGAAATTAATTTATTGGAGTGTGAGGTGCATGTAACTTCTTTTGAAACTCCAGTAGATTCCTCCGATATGGGCATAAACGAATGGAAAACTATTGCTAAATACATAGAAGAACAGTATTCTGAATTTGACGGTTTTTTAATTCTACACGGTACAGATACTATGTCTTATACAGCATCTGCCCTTAGTTTCATGCTTAAAAACCTTAACAAACCCGTTATTTTAACTGGTTCACAACTGCCCATTGGAGACCTTAGAACAGACGCCAAAGAAAATTTACTAACTAGCCTCTACTACGCCAGTTTGTACGAAGATGACAAAGCAGTAATACAAGAAGTAGCCATCTATTTTGAATATAAACTCCTACGAGGTAATAGAACTCTTAAATATTCCGCTGAATATTTTGATGCTTACCACAGCCCTAATTACCCAATACTTGGGCAGTCCGGCGTACATCTTAATGTAGATAAAGAGGTACTTTTAAGACCTAAATTCGAAACTTTTAGTGTGGATTACCATATATCAGAAGAGGTATTCTTCCTTAGAATTTTCCCTGGTATGAACTGGAACTATCTGCCCAGTTTAGATAATGTTAAAGTACTTATTCTTCAAGTTTTTGGCTCTGGAACTATCTTCAATAATAAACAAACCATAGAGACTCTCAAAAGAATTAGAAATAATAATACAGAAATTGTGATTATTAGCCAATGTATTTCGGGTGAAATCTCCTTTGGAAAGTACGAAAACAGTAATATATTTAGTGAAATAGGAGCTATTAGTGGTAGGGATATGACCGCTGAAGCCGCAATTACTAAAGCAATGCATATTGTAGGTAATCCTATGTATTCTAACGAAAGTTTTAGCAATGTTTTTTCCAAAAATATTTGTGGAGAAATGGCGGAATAG
- a CDS encoding helicase-related protein, translating into MSNNFITNNKQQKTLKGRLNTLISISDELKFLVGYFYFSGWSDIYLSLQKNPQQKLKLLVGLQVCNYLGNIIEYAEKDEEDSSRDEEFQKYLVSLGFALNNEEMDTEEFYNQVGFFVQMIEENRLEIRKTENPNHAKLYLFHLNEDQAEKQGMPGQFITGSSNLTRSGLHNQEEFNVEIKDYGYADAVQYFDELWERATPITEHLDNRKILIDFIKNKTQVATITPFEAYCLVIKTYLDLQNQENEEVDLDTLLEKIDLKKFSYQSDAVNQAIQMIKEHNGCIIADVVGLGKSVIASMIARQMNKRGIIICPPGLIGDPEKKDSGWWEYLEKFGLHNWQVYSRGIIDRIADNIEGRDFEVVIVDEAHYFRNQDTSDYEALSMICRGKKVILLSATPFNNSPADIFSLLKLFIVPGKSTISLEDNLAGKFSRLNYEYKQLSVIFKNWNSSDDKKRKQAESYYTTMIDENLPIDIKKVKAQTKRLSNDIKRIISPVVIRRNRLDLKQDYIYAKEVGDLSEVKDPEEVFYYLDKEQDEFYDSIISKYFAENGVFTGAIYQPFSYEKILSDKLDEFGNRQYNQQKNLYDFMRRILVKRFESSFGSFEKSIERFLQVHLLVKDFVDKTGKFILDRSFIDRIKDFELEEIEANLEKYAAGDLKRKTPKNTEVYNVDTFHRRQEFLDDIDSDIQLFKDIQKRLKDLRLVENDPKQEEIIRKIKHLLANEPNRKIILFSEYVDTIHHLEKRFKSEFKNEVLVCDGKVSKDLARHLNSDFNAQYNRGLKTNHFKILLTSDKLSEGFNLNRAGVIINYDIPWNPTRVIQRVGRINRIGSKVYDELFILNFFPSLKGADIVKSREIAQQKMFLIHNALGEDAKIFDEDEEPTPASLGSRINSNPQEEGEVNTITKIRNLYADLQNKHPEIIKKISELPPRVKTAKSYSEYELNVLRRKGLSLFAQTVGKNENKIIREIDFEELLQKIECKINEPTLKLSSIFWGLYEEVKEFKPKYKMGRTEISLEQKAEINLKKSLKILKNLNYENLNFIQMLIKDLRYYHTLSIGSIRRIGGQELSDDKHSIRSFLEEITYLKKQLGENYLDDIELKSKGKSKEVIIAIENNDEKELFN; encoded by the coding sequence TGATGAGCTGAAATTTCTAGTAGGTTATTTTTATTTTTCAGGATGGTCAGATATCTACTTAAGTCTTCAAAAAAATCCTCAACAAAAATTAAAATTGTTAGTGGGGTTACAAGTTTGTAATTATTTAGGCAATATCATTGAATATGCAGAAAAAGATGAAGAAGACAGCTCAAGAGATGAAGAGTTTCAGAAATATCTTGTATCACTTGGTTTTGCTTTGAACAATGAAGAAATGGATACAGAAGAATTTTACAATCAAGTGGGATTTTTTGTACAAATGATTGAAGAAAACAGATTGGAAATTCGTAAAACAGAAAATCCCAATCACGCAAAATTATATCTCTTCCATCTAAATGAAGATCAGGCAGAAAAACAAGGTATGCCTGGACAATTTATAACAGGAAGTAGTAATTTAACACGTTCGGGACTACATAATCAAGAAGAATTTAATGTAGAAATTAAAGATTATGGATATGCAGATGCAGTTCAGTATTTTGATGAATTATGGGAGCGGGCAACTCCAATTACTGAGCATCTGGATAATCGCAAAATATTGATTGATTTTATTAAAAATAAAACACAAGTTGCTACAATTACACCTTTTGAAGCGTATTGTTTGGTTATAAAAACATATCTCGACCTACAAAATCAGGAGAATGAAGAAGTAGATTTAGATACTTTATTGGAAAAAATTGATCTTAAGAAGTTCAGTTATCAGTCAGATGCAGTAAATCAGGCGATTCAAATGATAAAAGAACACAACGGTTGTATCATTGCGGACGTAGTAGGTTTGGGTAAATCAGTGATTGCGTCTATGATTGCCCGACAGATGAATAAACGAGGCATCATTATTTGTCCTCCTGGATTAATTGGCGACCCTGAAAAAAAGGACAGTGGTTGGTGGGAATATCTTGAAAAATTCGGATTACATAATTGGCAGGTATACAGTCGTGGAATAATTGATAGAATAGCAGATAACATTGAAGGAAGAGATTTTGAAGTAGTGATAGTAGATGAAGCCCATTATTTTCGTAATCAGGATACATCTGATTATGAAGCTTTATCAATGATTTGTCGTGGTAAAAAAGTAATTCTATTATCTGCAACACCTTTCAATAATTCTCCAGCAGACATTTTTTCTTTATTAAAACTATTTATTGTTCCAGGTAAATCAACGATATCTTTAGAGGATAATCTCGCAGGTAAGTTCAGTCGCTTAAATTATGAATATAAACAGTTGTCTGTCATTTTTAAAAATTGGAATTCTTCGGATGATAAAAAAAGAAAACAAGCAGAAAGCTATTATACTACAATGATAGATGAAAATCTCCCGATTGATATTAAGAAAGTAAAAGCTCAAACGAAACGCCTTTCAAACGATATCAAACGCATTATTAGTCCAGTAGTAATTCGTAGAAATCGTTTGGATTTAAAACAAGATTATATTTACGCAAAAGAAGTAGGAGATTTGTCGGAAGTGAAAGATCCTGAGGAAGTTTTTTATTATTTAGATAAGGAACAAGATGAATTTTATGACAGTATCATCAGTAAATATTTTGCTGAGAATGGTGTTTTTACTGGTGCCATTTATCAGCCGTTCAGTTATGAAAAAATATTGAGTGATAAGCTTGATGAATTTGGAAACCGACAATACAACCAACAGAAAAACTTGTACGATTTTATGCGTCGTATTTTAGTGAAACGATTTGAATCTTCGTTTGGTTCTTTTGAAAAATCCATAGAAAGATTCTTGCAAGTACATTTATTGGTAAAAGATTTTGTTGACAAAACGGGTAAGTTTATTTTAGACAGATCTTTTATTGATAGAATAAAAGACTTTGAATTGGAAGAAATTGAAGCCAATCTAGAGAAGTATGCAGCGGGAGATCTCAAGCGAAAAACTCCTAAAAATACTGAAGTTTATAATGTTGATACTTTTCATAGACGACAAGAGTTTTTAGATGATATAGATTCGGATATTCAATTATTTAAAGATATTCAAAAGCGACTGAAAGATTTAAGATTAGTAGAGAATGACCCTAAACAGGAAGAAATTATCCGAAAAATCAAACATCTTTTAGCAAATGAGCCGAACAGAAAAATTATTTTATTTTCAGAATATGTAGATACAATCCATCACCTTGAAAAACGATTTAAATCAGAATTCAAAAATGAGGTATTAGTTTGTGATGGTAAAGTATCCAAAGATTTGGCAAGGCATTTAAACAGTGATTTTAATGCCCAATATAATAGGGGATTGAAAACCAATCATTTTAAAATTTTATTAACCTCTGACAAGTTATCTGAAGGATTTAATCTCAATAGAGCAGGTGTTATTATTAACTATGACATTCCATGGAATCCGACACGGGTTATTCAGCGTGTAGGGCGAATCAATCGTATTGGTTCAAAAGTTTACGATGAACTATTTATTCTTAATTTCTTTCCTTCATTGAAAGGAGCTGATATTGTAAAATCAAGAGAGATAGCTCAACAAAAAATGTTTTTAATTCATAATGCTTTGGGAGAAGATGCTAAAATTTTTGATGAGGATGAAGAACCTACTCCCGCTTCATTAGGCTCAAGAATCAATAGTAATCCACAGGAAGAAGGTGAAGTTAATACTATAACAAAAATTAGAAACCTTTATGCTGATTTACAAAATAAGCACCCAGAAATTATTAAAAAAATAAGTGAATTACCGCCACGCGTAAAAACAGCAAAAAGTTATTCTGAATATGAGTTAAATGTTTTAAGACGAAAAGGTTTGAGTTTATTTGCCCAAACAGTTGGAAAGAATGAAAACAAAATTATTAGAGAAATTGACTTTGAAGAACTTTTACAAAAAATAGAATGTAAGATTAACGAACCAACTTTAAAACTTTCTTCTATTTTTTGGGGATTATATGAAGAAGTAAAAGAATTTAAACCCAAGTATAAAATGGGTAGAACGGAAATATCTTTAGAGCAGAAAGCTGAGATTAACTTGAAAAAATCACTTAAAATTTTAAAGAATTTGAATTATGAAAATCTAAATTTTATTCAAATGCTCATAAAGGATTTACGCTATTATCATACATTGTCTATTGGAAGTATTAGGCGTATTGGAGGGCAGGAATTGTCAGATGATAAACATTCTATTCGCTCTTTCTTGGAAGAAATTACTTATTTAAAAAAACAACTCGGTGAAAACTATCTTGATGATATTGAATTGAAATCAAAAGGTAAAAGCAAAGAGGTTATCATCGCAATAGAGAATAATGATGAGAAAGAATTATTTAATTGA